The window GCCAGCAGCGAGAACTCGCGCAGCATCTGCTGCGACTTGGCGAGAAACGGCACCAGCAGCATCAGCGAGGCGAGGAAGACCACCCAGATCATCGAACCGACGGTGGCGATCCCCTGCTGCGCGCCCGGGGTCTGGCCGACGGCGGCGATCGCGGCGGTCAGCAGGATCCAGGTGCCGGCGGTCACGATGCCGAATCGGCGTTGCACCAGGGCATAGGGGTGCGGCTCGATGCGGTAGGACAAGCTCAGCAGGCCGATTGCCGAGAGACCGAGCGCGGCACCGATGCCCTGGGTCCACCACCAGGCCTGCGGCAATGCGGACCGAACATCGAGCGTCAGCAGGCCGCCGACCAGGCCCCACACCAGCAACGCGATCGCCGGGCCACCGGGCAACCGCCTCGGGTGCAGGCAGGCAGCGTGGACGATGGCCGCAGCGGTGACCAGATCGAAGGCCATGCGGGCATGAACTTCCAATCCCGCGTAGCCCCGAGGCAGCGTCAGCTCCGACACCCCCGCCGCAGCGATGAACAGCAGATTGCCGCACTGGCTGAGCGCCATCAGCGCAAACAGGGCGTTGGCGAGCATCGGTCGCACCAGCACCACCACCATCGCGATCAGGTAGAGCACCAACGCCAGGCCGGCGAGCAGCCAGTACATCAGCCCCAGCCGGAAACTGCCGCGAGGCTGGAGCTGCAGCTCGGCCGTGCCGCCTTCGGCGAAGTAGAAACGCACATGGCCCTGGGACAGCGCCCGCTCGAGCTGGTCGTGCAGTTCGTGGTGGCGGGCCCGCTCGGCATCACCAGGCAGCCAGCGCGGCGAACGCTGCAGGGCCAGCGCGTCGAGCACGGCGACCTGGCTGTCGCCGCCGATGATGCCGAGCAGCGCGTGGCCGACGAAAGGCTGCAGCGCCGGCTCGTTGCTGGCCGCCAGCAGCAGCTGGCCGTGCTCGTTGCCGCGCCAGCTGGCGTCCAGGCGTGGTTGCTGCGCGAGTTCGCGCGTCAGCAGGAACAGCGCCAGGCAGCCCAGCAGCGCCAGCACGACCAGTGCCCGCAGCCGCCAGCCGAGCCAGCGCGAGCTGCGCAGCCGCGACGGCAGCCATTGCTCGAGGACCGTGGTGTCGATGCCGGAGTCGTTGTCGTCGAGCCGCGACGTGGGCGGGCCGGAAGTGTGCGCGTCGCGCCGCGACGGCCTAGTGGGATGGCGCTCGGCCGGCGCGTTCATCGACAGGCCGTGTTGTCAGCGAACCGAACGCGGGCTCACACGAGACCTTGCTTGCTGGCCAGCACGGCGGCCTCGGCGCGGCTGGAGACATTGAGCTTGCGGTAGATGGCCTTGATGTGGTCGTTGACGGTAAACCACTTGATGCCCATCAGACCGGCGATCTCCTTGATCGTGAAACCTTTGCTGAGGTAGGTCAGCACCTCGGTCTCGCGCGGCGTCAGGCGCTCGTGGTCCGGCTCCGCGTAGACCGCGGGGGCAGCCGGGCGGGCGGGCTGGAAGTCGCCCGGCGCGTGGGCGCTGTCGAGCGCCATCGAGCCCGAGTCACCGAGCCGGAAGTGCGACAGCAGACGCCGCGCGATCGCCGGCGACAGTGGCGGCTGGCCACGAACGATCTTCTGCAGCTCCTCGACCAGCACCTCGAAGCGGTCTTCCTTCAGCAGGTAGCCGTCGGCGCCGCACTGCAGCGCGGGGAAGAGATGGTCGTCGTCCGAGTACAGCGTGGTGACGATCTTCGTCGCACCGTGTCCGGCCAGTTCGGTGAGCAACTCGAGGCCATTGCCGTCGGGAAGCTCCAGGTCGACGAGCACCAGCTTGAACGGCTCGCTGCCCGCCGGCAACGGCGGGGCACCGCCGATGCCGAGCTGGCGGCGGGCGGATTCGAGGTCCCCGGCCTCGGCCATGCCCGTCACGTCGGAAAAGCTCTCGCGCACGACGCGCGCCAGGAAGTGGCGTGCGACGGGGTTGTCTTCGACGATCAGTACCTTGACGGCCATCGGATTCTCCAGAAAGGGGGACGAACGTCGTGGACCCGGCGCGGCGTCATCGCGGCGGATCCGCGTCGGCCTGGACAGCGCGCGACAGGCGCACATAGCGCTCGCGCAGGTCGGAGAGCCGTTCGTTCTTGGCGGACTCGCTCATCCTGGCGTCGAGCAGCACTTCGGAGCGCTGCTTGAAGTCGTCGACGTCGAGCACGAACTTGAGCTGCTGGTTGCTGGAACGCTTGAAACCGGCGAGGTCGAACATGCGCTTGAGCATCAGCTTCTCGTCATCGGTCCGACCCACACCGAAGATGTAGTCCGCGATGCGCTTGCGCACCGACAGGGGCAGGTCGCGGCGCCACAGCAGTGGATCCTTCGGGATCATCGCCGACTCCCACAGGATCCGCAGCTGCATCGCCTGAGCGGGCGACTGCTCGCGCAGGCGATGCAACTCCTCGGTGTTGTACGTGCCGGCATGGACCTGGCCGCCGAGCACGGCCGCGAGCGTCTGCGCATGGGTGCCGCGGCGCAGTGCCTGGAAGTGTTCTTCCGGCTTGATGCCGCGCGGCACGAACAGCGCGTACTCCAGCATCACGGCACCGGAGGTCGAGCTGGGCTCGCCCATCGCGAAACGCCAGGTGCGTGGGCGGTTGAGCAGAGGGTCGATCGACAGCAGTGCGCTGTCGCGACGCGTGACGATGATCGAGCGATAGCCGAGCGAGCCCGCGGAATCGACCAGCTGAGCGAACACTTCCACGTTGGTGCGCTCGATGCAATCGAGCGCGGCCTTGTTAGAGACCCAGGCCAGCTGCACCAGGTTGCGAACCACCGCGTCGACGGCTTCTTCGTAGGTGGCGTGGTAGACGCCGTGCACGTCGAGTCCGGTGCCGCGGCGCATGGCGGCGAAGAAGGGTTCCCAGGCTGCGCGGGTCTCGGCGACGGTGGTGGTGGTGATCACGCCGAAGGCCAGCGACGGAGCGTCGGCCGCAGCCACCCGGCCAGCCAGGCCGACGAGGACGAGCATGAGCAGCTTCAGCAGCAAACGGCGCACGGAGGGCTCGCGTTGAATGGGCACGCGAATTTAGCACCGGGGCCGGGCGGACCCGACCCATCAAGAGGGCCCCCCGACGGGGGGCCGCAGCGCCGAAGGCCCTGCGGTAAGAGTCGCTTCAGTCGACGCTGAGCACGATCTTGCCGCGCACCTGCCGTGACGCCATCAGCTCGAAGGCGCTTGGCAGGTCGCGCAGCGCGTAGCGGTGCTCGATCACCGGCTTGATGCGGCCCTGGGCGTACCAGCTCGCCAGTTCGTTCAGGGCCCGCGCGTTCTGCTGCGGTTCTCGCTTGGCGAACTCGCCCCAGAACACGCCGACCAGCGAGGCGCCCTTGAGCAGGGCCAGGTTCAGCGGCAGCGCCGGGATGGCGCCGGCGGCGAAGCCGATCACGAGGTAGCGGCCGCGCCAGGCGATCGAGCGGAACACCGGCTCGGCCATCGCGCCGCCGACGGGGTCGTAGACCACATCCGGCCCCTTGCCCTCGGTGGCGGCCTTGATCTGCTCGCGCAGGTCGGCGCTCGTGTAGTTGATCGACGCGTCGGCCCCGAGCGTGCGGCACAGCGCGCACTTCTCGTCGCTCGAGGCGGCGGCGATCACGCGCGCACCCACCGCCTTGGCGATCTGGATCGCGGCGGTGCCGACGCCGCCCGCCGCACCCAGTACCAGCACGGTCTCGCCGGCCTTCAACTGTGCGCGGTCGACCAGCGCGTGATGGCTGGTGCCGTAGGTGCACAGGAAGGCGGCAGCGTCGTCGAACGCGAAGCCCGACGGCAGCGGCATCACCTGCCGGGCGTCGACGCACACATGGCTGCCGAACCCGCCGATGCCGCCGAACGAGGCGACGGCCATGCCGACGTGCAACTGCGTCACGCCGGGACCGACTGCCTCGATCACGCCGGAGAACTCTGCTCCCGGCACGAAGGGCAGCGGGGGCTTCAGCTGGTACTTGTTCTGCACGATCAGCAGGTCGGGGAAGTTCAGGCTGGCGCAGCGCACCGCCACGCGCACTTCGCCGGCCTGCGGTTCGGGCGTGGGCAATTCGGTCCACTTCAGCGCCTCGGGGCCGATCGGGTTGTCGCAGAGCCAGGCGTGCATGTCGTCTCCTTGCTGCCGCAGTCAGCCGCGGCGACCGATGATAGGTAGAGGGCCGCGGGAACTCCGTCGCCGAGGCGACGTGGGGGCTCCCTACAATGAGTCGGATGCGCATCCTTGTTGCCAACGACGATGGTTATCTCGCCCCTGGACTGGCGGCGCTGGTCGAAGCGTGTCGCGGATTGGGCGAACTCGACGTGGTCGCGCCCGAGCAGAACTCGAGCGGCACCTCCAACGCGTTGACGCTGCAGCGTCCGCTATCGGTCTGGACCGCGGCCAATGGCTATCGCTACCTGAACGGCACGCCGTCGGACTGCGTGCACGTGGCGCTGACCGGGCTGCTGCCGCAGCGGCCCGACCTGGTGGTCTCGGGCATCAACAACGGCGCGAACATGGGCGACGACACGCTCTATTCCGGTACGGTGGCCGCGGCGATGGAAGGCTATCTGTTCGGCATCCCGTCGATCGCCTTCTCGCTGAGCGAGAAGGGGTGGACGCACCTCGACACGGCCGCGCGCGTGGCACGCCGTCTCATCGAGCAGGTGATCGCGCTGCCTCCGGTGCCCGGTGCCTGGCTGCTCAACGTGAACATTCCCGACCGGCCCTACGAGGACTTGCGCGGTCTGCGCACCACCCGGCTCGGCCGCCGCCACGCCAGCGAACCGGTGATCCGCCAGAGCAATCCCCGCGGCGAGCCGATCTACTGGATCGGTGCAGCCGGTGACGCTCGCGAGGCCGGTGCCGGCACCGATTTCCATGCCGTGGCTCAGGGCCACGTGTCGGTCACGCCGCTGCAGGTGGACCTGACCGATCACACCTGCCTGCCGGCTTGGGGCTCGTGGCTGGAACGCGCTGGCGAGGGCGGGCGATGAGCGCCGGCCAGCGACCGGCCCCGAAGTTCCCGCTGCGGCTCGACCAGGTCAAGCCGGCAGGTCGCTCAGGCGCCGCACCCTTGCTGCGGCCCCAGCGGCCATTGCACCAGGCAGCCACGGAGCGCGGCCGCGGCACCACGCCGGCTGGTCTGGGACTCGATTCGCACCTGGTGCGCGAGCGCATGCTGGCGCGCCTTCAGGCCGAAGGTGTGCGCGACGCGCGCGTGCTCGCGGCGATGCGGGCCGTGCCGCGGCACAGCTTTGTCGATACTGCGCTGGCCAACCAGGCCTACGAGGACACCAGTCTGCCGATCGGACTCGGGCAGACGATCTCCAAGCCCTCGGTGGTGGCGCGAATGATCGAGTTGATGCTCGCCCTGCAGCCGGCCGGCGCGCGACCGAGGCTGCTCGAGATCGGCAGCGGCTGCGGCTACCAGGCGGCCGTGCTGGCGCAGTTGGCGCGCCAGGTGGTGTCGATCGAGCGGCTGCGACCGCTGTATGACAAGGCGCGGGAGAACCTCGCGCCATTGAACTTCGGGAACCTGCGGCTGGTCTATGGTGACGGCCGTATCGGCCATGCACCGAACGCGCCCTACGACGGCATCATCGCGGCGGCGGGCGGTGAAGACATCCCGCAGCCCTGGATCGACCAACTTGGCCCGGGAGGACGGCTCGTCGCGCCGATGCTCGACGCGCGCAGTGGAGGGCAGGTGCTGGTGGTGATCGACCGTCATGCCGATGGCAACCTGGTGCGCTCGCTGCATGAGGCTGTCAGATTCGTCCCCCTAAAATCCGGCACCGACTGAACGAATGCGACGCAACCTCATGTTTTTTCCTGTCCCCGGTCGCACGCTGTCGCGCGGTCTGACGACCGCGCTGCTGGTGTTCCTGCTCGCGGCCTGCGTGCAGGCGCCACGGCGTGCACCCCCTGTCGAGGATCGCAGCACGCGCAGCCCGGCCGCAGCAGTGGCCGTTCCGGCGGGCGCGGCCGTGGCGTCGGCTGCCAGCGCGCCCGACGCCGGCAAGCCGCTGCCCGGCGCAGAGAACGCCGGCAAGCCGGGCTACTACACCGTCAAGCCGGGCGACACGATGATCCGCATCGGTCTCGAGACCGGCCAGAACTGGAAGGACATCGCTCGCTGGAACGGCATGGAGAACGTGAACGCCATCGAGGTCGGTCAGGTGCTGCGCGTGCTGCCGCCGACGGTCGACCCGACGGTGGTCGCGGCCAAGCCGGTGGCCAGCACGAAGGTTGAGGCGCGGCCGCTCGAGACCAAGCCGGGCGCCGCTGCGGCGTCGGCACCGGGAGGCAGCGCGTCGGGCGGTACCGTGGCAGCGGCCCCGCAGGCACCGGTCATCACCCAGACTCCCGCGGCCTCGTCGAACCGGGACGATGACGAACTGAACTGGGCCTGGCCGGCTTCGGGTGCCGTGCTGGCAAACTACGACGAGGCGCGCAACAAGGGGCTCGCGATCGGCGGCAAGGCCGGCGATCCGGTGACCGCGGCAGCGGACGGGCGCGTCGTGTATGCCGGGTCGGGTCTGCGCGGTTACGGCAATCTCGTGATCGTGAAGCACAACACCACCTACCTGACCGCCTACGCGCACAACCAGACGCTGCTGGTCAAGGAAGACCAGCCGGTCAAGCGGGGCCAGAAGATCGCCGAGATGGGCTCGACCGACGCCGAGCGGGTACAACTGCATTTCGAGATCCGCAAGCTGGGCAAGCCGGTCGATCCGGTCAAGCTTCTGCCACCACGCTAGCGACGCGCCCGACCATCATGAACCACAGGAAGCACTCTCCGCCCGGCAACGGACACGCGCTTCCTGATGCGAGGGCCCTGCCGCACGGGGCCTGGCCGGTCGAGCCGACGCATGGTGGTGGAGATCCGCCGAATGGTGCGGACGACCTGCCGGAGCCGGTGCAGGAGCACCTGCCGATCGCTGCCGGCGAAGGCGAGGTTGGCAACACGCTGCAGACCTATCTGCGCGAGATCCGGCGAGCGCCCCTGTTCACGCCCGACGAGGAATTCGCGATGGCCACGCGCGCCCGGGCCGGCGACTTCGCGGCGCGGCAGCAGATGATCGAGCGCAATCTGCGGCTCGTGGTCAGCATCGCCAAGAGCTACCTCAGCCGCGGCCTGCCGATGACCGACCTGATCGAGGAAGGCAACCTCGGCCTGATGCACGCGATTGGCAAGTTCGAGCCTGAACGCGGCTTTCGCTTCTCGACCTACGCCTCGTGGTGGATCCGCCAGAGCATCGAGCGCGCGATCATGCACCAGGCCCGCCTGGTGCGGCTGCCGGTGCATGTGGTGCGTGAACTCAACCAGGTGCTCAAGGCGCGCCGTGCGCTGGAGGGCGAAGCCGCAGCGAGCGCCGACGGGCGGACCGTCCGCGTCGACGAGATCGCTGCAGCGTTGGGGCGCCCGGTGACCGAGGTGTCCGAACTGCTGCGATTTGCCGAGCAGCCCACGTCGCTCGATGCGCCGCTCGAGCGCCAGGCAGGCAATGGGGCCGAGACGCTGGGCGACATGGTGGCCGACGAGCAGGCCACGGACCCGCTGGGCCACACGCTGAACCATGAACTCGACGTGCTGCTGGAGCATGGTTTGGGCGAACTGAGCGAACGCGAGCGCGAGGTGCTGGCTGGGCGCTATGGATTGCACGACAGGGAACCCGAGACGCTGGAGGTACTTGCCGAGCGGCTGGGCCTGACGCGCGAGCGTATCCGCCAGATCCAGCAGGAGGCGCTGCTCAAGCTCAAGCGCCGGATGGCACGCAACGGCGTCAACCGCGACTCGATCTTCTGAGTGGGAGGGTTACCGGCAGCGCCGGCCATGGCCCCGGATAATCTGCGGCATGACAGCAGGCGATGAATGGTTGACGGTCGAGTCGCTCGACCTCGAGGCACAAGGCGTGGCGCACAACGCCGAAGGCAAGGTGGTGTTTGTCGAGGGCGCCTTGCCGGGTGAGCAGGTTCTGGTGGCCGTGGGACGGCGCAAGAACAACTGGGAGCAGGGCACGATGACGGCGCTGCGCCGCGAGAGCTCGCAACGCGTCACGCCGCGTTGCGAGTACTTCGGACTCTGCGGCGGCTGCAAGATGCAGCATTTCCATGTCGGTGCTCAGGTCGCGGTGAAGCAGCGGGTGCTGGAGGACAACCTCTGGCATCTGGGCAAGGTGAAGGCCGGCCAGATGCTGCGGCCCATCGAGGGGCCGACCTGGGGCTATCGCTACCGGGCGCGCCTGTCGGTGCGGCATGTCGTCAAGAAGGGCAAGGTCCTGATCGGCTTCCACGAGCGCAAGTCGAGCTACGTGGCGGACATGAGCCGCTGCGAGATCCTGCCGCCGCACCTGAGTGCGATGCTGCTGCCACTGCGCGCCCTGATTGCCGCCATGGACGGCCGCGACCGGCTGCCGCAGATCGAGGTGGCGATCGGCGAGGCGCCCGACGGGCTCGTGACGGCGCTGGTGCTGCGCCACCTCGAGCCCCTGAGCGCAGACGACCTGCAGAGGTTGCGGGCTTTTGGCGCCGAGCACGGCGTGCAGTGGTGGCTGCAGCCCAAGGGGCCCGACACCGTGCAGCGGCTCGACGACGGCGGACCTCAGCTCGCCTACACGTTGCCGGAATACGGCGTCGTCATGCCCTTCAAGCCGACCGATTTCACCCAGGTCAACCACGCCATCAACCGCGCGCTGGTGGTGCGGGCGCTGCGGCTGCTGGCCGTGCAGGGCGACGAGCGCGTGATCGACTGGTTCTGCGGGCTCGGCAATTTCACGCTGCCGCTGGCCACGCAGGCGCGAGAGGTGCTCGGGATCGAGGGCAGCGAAGCATTGGTGGCGCGCTCACGGGACAACGCGGCGCTCAACGGCCTGTCGCACAAGACGCGCTTCGACGCGCGCAACCTGTTCGAACTGCTGCCGGCGGATCTGGTGGCCTACGGCAGCGCGACAAAGTGGCTGGTCGACCCGCCGCGCGAGGGCGCATTCGCCCTGGCCAAGGCCGTGGCCGATGCGGTGCAGGACCCGGGGCAGGCGCCCGGCTGGGTGCCACCGGCGCGCATCGTGTACGTGAGCTGCAATCCGGCCACGCTGGCGCGCGACGCCGGCCTGCTGGTGCACCAGGCCGGCTACCGCTGCGTGCAGGCTGGCGCAGTGAACATGTTCCCGCACACCGCGCATGTGGAAAGCATTGCGGTCTTCGACCGCAATGCTTCGGCTTAGGCGCATGTCGCAGAGCGACGTGATGCCGTAGCCAAAGCGCCAGGGTGCCGACCGCAATGCCCCGGCTTAGGCGCATGTCGCAGAGCGACGTGATGCCGTAGCCAAAGCGTCAGGGTGCCGACCGCAATGCTTCGGCTTAGGCGCATGTCGCAGAGCGACGTGATGCCGTAGCCAAAGCATCTGCGTTGAGCCAGGTACAAAGAAAAAGGCCCCGCGGAGCGGGGCCTTGTCGATCCGGCGAGGCGACTTACTCGCGTTCGCCGCCGAAGATGCCCAGCAGGCTCAGCAGGCTCTGGAACACGTTGTAGACGTCAAGGTAGATGGCCAGCGTCGCGGTCACGTAGTTCGTTTCGCCGCCATCGATCACGCGCTTGATGTCGTACAGCATGAACGCCGAGAAGATCACGATGGCGAGCACCGAGACCGTCAGGAACAGCGCCGGCATCTGCAGCCAGATGTTGGCGACGCTGGCCACGATCAGGCCGATCACACCCACCATCAACCACTTGCCCAGCCCGGACAGGTCTCGCTTGATGGTGGTCGCCAGCGTGGCCATGCCGAAGAACACCAGCGCGGTGCCGCCGAAGGCCATGCCGATCAGGGTGGCGCCGTTGCTGTAGTTGCCCAGCACGCCACCGATCAGGCGCGACAGCATCAGGCCCATGAAGAAGGTGAAGCCCAGTAACAGCGCGACGCCGATGCCGGAGTTCTTGAACTTCTCGATCGCGAAGAAGAAGCCGAACGCGATGCCCATGAACAGCAGGAAGCCGATGAAGGGGCTGCCGGCGAAGAAGCTGAAGCCGGTCGCGACCCCCACCCAGGCACCCAGCACGGTCGGCACCAGCGACAGCGCCAGCAGCCAGTACGTGTTGCGCAGGACGCGATTGCGCTCGCCGCCGACGGCGGCCGAGCCGGGGTAGGCGGTTTGCAGGGTGTCGTTCATTCGATAACCTCCATAGGGAAGAATAGGCTTGCTTGGAGCTGACGTCCGGATTCTAGTTCCGTTGTGCGAGTGATGCGCAGGCTGCCCCGGTTCCAATGGCGGGCTGATGAGGAATTGGCCGCAGTCTCTTTGCCACGGGGCCCGGGTCGCCTTAGAGTCGGGTTAACCCATAGTCGGAGGATTCCATGCAGACCAAGTCCGTGCTGTCCCTCGAGGATGTCAAGCGCATCGCGGCCGCAGCCGAAGCCGAGGCACTGGCGCACCAGTGGCCGGTGACGATCGCGATCGTCGACGATGGGGGGCATCTGCTGTGGCTGCAGCGTCTGGACGGCGCGGCGCCGGTCTCGGCGCATATCGCGCCGGCGAAGGCCCATACCGCCGCGCTGGGCCGGCGAGAAAGCCGGGTGTACGAAGAGGTCATCAACCAGGGGCGCACGTCGTTCCTGAGCGCACCGACCATCGCAGGCATGCTGGAGGGGGGCGTTCCCATCCTGCTGCAGGGTCAGTGCGTCGGCGCGGTGGGCGTCAGCGGCGTGAAGTCGAACGAGGACGCACAGGTGGCCAAGGCGGGGATCGCCGCGCTGGGCTGACCGGCAGGCCAGACGAGGACGGGGCGTTCCCGACCCTGCGGGGTCACTTGGTGAGGATGAGCTTGCCGAGCCGCGTGCTGCGCAGTTGGTAGAGCGCTCCGTTGTGCTCGATGTGCACAACATTGCGGCCCTGGAGCAGCGCCGCGCTATGAACCTGGGGCGCGGGCGGGGCGGTCGCCGCAGTACAGGGCACCGCGGGTCCAAGGCCGCCGGAACGCAGGGAAGGCAGGTCGAGAGTCGGGTTGGCGATGTTCATCAGGCATCCCTCAACGTGGTGAACGCAGCGCCCACCAGGCGCCCAGGACAACGACGGACAGGCTGGCCAGCCACCACATGTTCAGGCGAGTGCCGCAGCCGGTTGAGCCACGCGCAGGCGGCCCACCAGGCCGCAAGCGGGTTGCTGGCG is drawn from Methylibium petroleiphilum PM1 and contains these coding sequences:
- a CDS encoding ATP-binding protein, which encodes MNAPAERHPTRPSRRDAHTSGPPTSRLDDNDSGIDTTVLEQWLPSRLRSSRWLGWRLRALVVLALLGCLALFLLTRELAQQPRLDASWRGNEHGQLLLAASNEPALQPFVGHALLGIIGGDSQVAVLDALALQRSPRWLPGDAERARHHELHDQLERALSQGHVRFYFAEGGTAELQLQPRGSFRLGLMYWLLAGLALVLYLIAMVVVLVRPMLANALFALMALSQCGNLLFIAAAGVSELTLPRGYAGLEVHARMAFDLVTAAAIVHAACLHPRRLPGGPAIALLVWGLVGGLLTLDVRSALPQAWWWTQGIGAALGLSAIGLLSLSYRIEPHPYALVQRRFGIVTAGTWILLTAAIAAVGQTPGAQQGIATVGSMIWVVFLASLMLLVPFLAKSQQMLREFSLLAGVSTVATSLDLLFVTAFSFGQFTSITLSVFLSIGLYVSVRQWLLNHLRGTGMVTMERLFERLYRMAREVEAHPERASTSLLSLLRELFEPLEAAVAPKSTQHARASGDGSALTVPVPDLSRISGRADETLVLRYSQRGRRLFTREDARLADRIVEQLKRAVAFDQAVERGRSEERSRLAQDLHDDIGARLLTLMYQAQSPEQEDYIRHTLQDLKTLTRGLAVSSHRLSHAAAEWKADVQQRLQIANVVLDWHTQFDRDAELTVVQWSALTRVLRELVSNTIAHARATRVAISLQLADDRLELRVHDDGHGRNPQAWAHGLGLGGIRKRVKQLGGEVEWRELLPAGIECRVRFPNWSQSASA
- a CDS encoding LuxR C-terminal-related transcriptional regulator produces the protein MAVKVLIVEDNPVARHFLARVVRESFSDVTGMAEAGDLESARRQLGIGGAPPLPAGSEPFKLVLVDLELPDGNGLELLTELAGHGATKIVTTLYSDDDHLFPALQCGADGYLLKEDRFEVLVEELQKIVRGQPPLSPAIARRLLSHFRLGDSGSMALDSAHAPGDFQPARPAAPAVYAEPDHERLTPRETEVLTYLSKGFTIKEIAGLMGIKWFTVNDHIKAIYRKLNVSSRAEAAVLASKQGLV
- a CDS encoding phosphonate ABC transporter substrate-binding protein: MLVLVGLAGRVAAADAPSLAFGVITTTTVAETRAAWEPFFAAMRRGTGLDVHGVYHATYEEAVDAVVRNLVQLAWVSNKAALDCIERTNVEVFAQLVDSAGSLGYRSIIVTRRDSALLSIDPLLNRPRTWRFAMGEPSSTSGAVMLEYALFVPRGIKPEEHFQALRRGTHAQTLAAVLGGQVHAGTYNTEELHRLREQSPAQAMQLRILWESAMIPKDPLLWRRDLPLSVRKRIADYIFGVGRTDDEKLMLKRMFDLAGFKRSSNQQLKFVLDVDDFKQRSEVLLDARMSESAKNERLSDLRERYVRLSRAVQADADPPR
- a CDS encoding NADPH:quinone oxidoreductase family protein, translated to MHAWLCDNPIGPEALKWTELPTPEPQAGEVRVAVRCASLNFPDLLIVQNKYQLKPPLPFVPGAEFSGVIEAVGPGVTQLHVGMAVASFGGIGGFGSHVCVDARQVMPLPSGFAFDDAAAFLCTYGTSHHALVDRAQLKAGETVLVLGAAGGVGTAAIQIAKAVGARVIAAASSDEKCALCRTLGADASINYTSADLREQIKAATEGKGPDVVYDPVGGAMAEPVFRSIAWRGRYLVIGFAAGAIPALPLNLALLKGASLVGVFWGEFAKREPQQNARALNELASWYAQGRIKPVIEHRYALRDLPSAFELMASRQVRGKIVLSVD
- the surE gene encoding 5'/3'-nucleotidase SurE, whose protein sequence is MRILVANDDGYLAPGLAALVEACRGLGELDVVAPEQNSSGTSNALTLQRPLSVWTAANGYRYLNGTPSDCVHVALTGLLPQRPDLVVSGINNGANMGDDTLYSGTVAAAMEGYLFGIPSIAFSLSEKGWTHLDTAARVARRLIEQVIALPPVPGAWLLNVNIPDRPYEDLRGLRTTRLGRRHASEPVIRQSNPRGEPIYWIGAAGDAREAGAGTDFHAVAQGHVSVTPLQVDLTDHTCLPAWGSWLERAGEGGR
- a CDS encoding protein-L-isoaspartate(D-aspartate) O-methyltransferase, which gives rise to MSAGQRPAPKFPLRLDQVKPAGRSGAAPLLRPQRPLHQAATERGRGTTPAGLGLDSHLVRERMLARLQAEGVRDARVLAAMRAVPRHSFVDTALANQAYEDTSLPIGLGQTISKPSVVARMIELMLALQPAGARPRLLEIGSGCGYQAAVLAQLARQVVSIERLRPLYDKARENLAPLNFGNLRLVYGDGRIGHAPNAPYDGIIAAAGGEDIPQPWIDQLGPGGRLVAPMLDARSGGQVLVVIDRHADGNLVRSLHEAVRFVPLKSGTD
- a CDS encoding peptidoglycan DD-metalloendopeptidase family protein, which codes for MFFPVPGRTLSRGLTTALLVFLLAACVQAPRRAPPVEDRSTRSPAAAVAVPAGAAVASAASAPDAGKPLPGAENAGKPGYYTVKPGDTMIRIGLETGQNWKDIARWNGMENVNAIEVGQVLRVLPPTVDPTVVAAKPVASTKVEARPLETKPGAAAASAPGGSASGGTVAAAPQAPVITQTPAASSNRDDDELNWAWPASGAVLANYDEARNKGLAIGGKAGDPVTAAADGRVVYAGSGLRGYGNLVIVKHNTTYLTAYAHNQTLLVKEDQPVKRGQKIAEMGSTDAERVQLHFEIRKLGKPVDPVKLLPPR
- the rpoS gene encoding RNA polymerase sigma factor RpoS yields the protein MNHRKHSPPGNGHALPDARALPHGAWPVEPTHGGGDPPNGADDLPEPVQEHLPIAAGEGEVGNTLQTYLREIRRAPLFTPDEEFAMATRARAGDFAARQQMIERNLRLVVSIAKSYLSRGLPMTDLIEEGNLGLMHAIGKFEPERGFRFSTYASWWIRQSIERAIMHQARLVRLPVHVVRELNQVLKARRALEGEAAASADGRTVRVDEIAAALGRPVTEVSELLRFAEQPTSLDAPLERQAGNGAETLGDMVADEQATDPLGHTLNHELDVLLEHGLGELSEREREVLAGRYGLHDREPETLEVLAERLGLTRERIRQIQQEALLKLKRRMARNGVNRDSIF
- the rlmD gene encoding 23S rRNA (uracil(1939)-C(5))-methyltransferase RlmD, coding for MTAGDEWLTVESLDLEAQGVAHNAEGKVVFVEGALPGEQVLVAVGRRKNNWEQGTMTALRRESSQRVTPRCEYFGLCGGCKMQHFHVGAQVAVKQRVLEDNLWHLGKVKAGQMLRPIEGPTWGYRYRARLSVRHVVKKGKVLIGFHERKSSYVADMSRCEILPPHLSAMLLPLRALIAAMDGRDRLPQIEVAIGEAPDGLVTALVLRHLEPLSADDLQRLRAFGAEHGVQWWLQPKGPDTVQRLDDGGPQLAYTLPEYGVVMPFKPTDFTQVNHAINRALVVRALRLLAVQGDERVIDWFCGLGNFTLPLATQAREVLGIEGSEALVARSRDNAALNGLSHKTRFDARNLFELLPADLVAYGSATKWLVDPPREGAFALAKAVADAVQDPGQAPGWVPPARIVYVSCNPATLARDAGLLVHQAGYRCVQAGAVNMFPHTAHVESIAVFDRNASA
- a CDS encoding Bax inhibitor-1/YccA family protein is translated as MNDTLQTAYPGSAAVGGERNRVLRNTYWLLALSLVPTVLGAWVGVATGFSFFAGSPFIGFLLFMGIAFGFFFAIEKFKNSGIGVALLLGFTFFMGLMLSRLIGGVLGNYSNGATLIGMAFGGTALVFFGMATLATTIKRDLSGLGKWLMVGVIGLIVASVANIWLQMPALFLTVSVLAIVIFSAFMLYDIKRVIDGGETNYVTATLAIYLDVYNVFQSLLSLLGIFGGERE
- a CDS encoding GlcG/HbpS family heme-binding protein; this translates as MQTKSVLSLEDVKRIAAAAEAEALAHQWPVTIAIVDDGGHLLWLQRLDGAAPVSAHIAPAKAHTAALGRRESRVYEEVINQGRTSFLSAPTIAGMLEGGVPILLQGQCVGAVGVSGVKSNEDAQVAKAGIAALG
- the hemP gene encoding hemin uptake protein HemP gives rise to the protein MNIANPTLDLPSLRSGGLGPAVPCTAATAPPAPQVHSAALLQGRNVVHIEHNGALYQLRSTRLGKLILTK